One window from the genome of Streptomyces sp. NBC_00708 encodes:
- a CDS encoding Na+/H+ antiporter subunit A yields MTALIVCHFVLAAFARPLVRRLGARAFLVLALPPAATTCWALAQWDTAAAGSSVDWSWAWMPDYGVSVDLRLDALAELMVLLASGIGTLVLLYCASYFSDATPNLAGFAGNLLTFAGAMLALVLSDDLITLYVFWELTTVFSYLLIGYDSEQRHSRRSALQALTVTTLGGLAMLVGFLIVGQQAGTYRISAILADPPPTTTAVEVAVLLILCGALSKSAVWPFSLWLPNAMAAPTPVSAYLHAAAMVKAGVYLVARLAPAFADVPGWRPVVMVLGAATMLLGGWRALRLHDLKIVLAYGTVSQLGFLTLLAGVGNRDAALAAAVMILGHALFKAPLFLVTGIVDHAAGTRDLRKLSGVGRALPQVCAVAVLAALSMAALPPLLGFAAKEAAFEALLHGDTADRWALGVTVAGSALTVAYTARFVWGGFFRKPGVADTPVHRVGPAFLAAPAVLAVCGLVLGPGVGWTDRLLSAYADAFPAPAHPYHLALWHGWGTALLLSAVATLGGAVLFAARDRVTRFSRRVAWPTADGVFGHLLLGLERLSLQATGFVQRGSLSVYLATTLLVMLAGQLSVFVVDQPWRGAAAPRLWDVPLQGAVAALTCAAAILCLTVRRRMKAVVLAGLTGYGTALLFVVQGGPDLALTQFCVETVSMIVFVLVLRRMPVHFQESVSPWRRAVRIPVALAAAATLGVVVWVAAAARTAPPAGAAMVEETAHHGLKDVVATILVDLRAWDTMGESAVLAAAAVGVTSLIYLHRRAEGTAAPAEVRGHTAWSVTAEPLTGVPQGDEGAPERGWLAAGATLAPEHRSVVFEVVTRLLFHPILVLSVYLLFCAENMPGGGFVGGLVAGLALITRYLAGGRFELAEAAPLQPGLFTGLGLFVSTGVALFGLSDGTVLHAWTYHGHLPLVGDYEFGTPVIFDCGVYLLVLGVVLDIVRALGAKIDRQIERAAAEKAAAARGAGPETGEATP; encoded by the coding sequence CGCCGCCACCACCTGCTGGGCCCTCGCCCAGTGGGACACGGCCGCCGCCGGCTCCTCGGTCGACTGGTCGTGGGCCTGGATGCCCGACTACGGCGTCTCCGTGGACCTGCGCCTGGACGCGCTGGCCGAACTCATGGTGCTGCTGGCGTCCGGCATCGGCACGCTCGTCCTGCTGTACTGCGCCTCCTACTTCAGCGACGCGACCCCGAACCTGGCCGGATTCGCCGGGAACCTGCTCACCTTCGCCGGGGCCATGCTCGCCCTCGTCCTCAGCGACGACCTGATCACCCTCTACGTCTTCTGGGAGCTGACCACCGTCTTCTCGTACCTGCTCATCGGGTACGACAGCGAGCAGCGGCACAGCAGACGCTCCGCGCTCCAGGCGCTGACGGTCACCACGCTCGGCGGCCTCGCCATGCTGGTCGGCTTCCTGATCGTCGGTCAGCAGGCCGGGACCTACCGGATCTCCGCGATCCTCGCCGACCCGCCCCCGACGACCACCGCCGTCGAGGTCGCCGTCCTGCTGATCCTGTGCGGGGCCCTGTCCAAGTCGGCCGTCTGGCCCTTCAGCCTCTGGCTCCCCAACGCCATGGCCGCGCCCACCCCCGTCAGCGCCTATCTGCACGCCGCCGCGATGGTCAAGGCCGGGGTCTACCTGGTCGCCCGGCTCGCCCCCGCCTTCGCCGACGTGCCCGGCTGGCGGCCCGTGGTGATGGTCCTCGGCGCCGCGACGATGCTCCTCGGCGGCTGGCGTGCCCTCCGGCTCCACGACCTCAAGATCGTCCTCGCCTACGGAACCGTCAGCCAGCTCGGCTTCCTCACCCTGCTCGCGGGCGTCGGCAACCGCGATGCCGCGCTGGCCGCCGCCGTCATGATCCTCGGCCACGCCCTGTTCAAGGCCCCGCTGTTCCTCGTCACCGGCATCGTCGACCACGCGGCCGGCACCCGCGACCTGCGCAAGCTCTCCGGCGTCGGACGGGCGCTGCCCCAGGTGTGCGCCGTCGCCGTGCTCGCCGCCCTCTCCATGGCCGCCCTGCCCCCGCTGCTCGGCTTCGCGGCGAAGGAGGCGGCGTTCGAGGCGCTGCTGCACGGCGACACGGCGGACCGCTGGGCGCTCGGCGTCACCGTGGCGGGATCGGCGCTGACCGTCGCGTACACCGCCCGGTTCGTCTGGGGCGGCTTCTTCCGCAAACCGGGGGTCGCGGACACCCCGGTGCACCGGGTCGGCCCGGCCTTCCTCGCCGCACCCGCCGTGCTCGCCGTCTGCGGCCTGGTGCTCGGGCCCGGCGTCGGATGGACCGACCGGCTGCTCAGCGCCTACGCCGACGCCTTCCCCGCCCCCGCCCACCCGTACCACCTCGCCCTCTGGCACGGCTGGGGCACCGCCCTGCTGCTCTCGGCCGTCGCCACCCTGGGCGGCGCGGTCCTCTTCGCCGCGCGCGACCGGGTCACCCGGTTCTCGCGGCGCGTCGCCTGGCCCACCGCCGACGGCGTCTTCGGCCACTTGCTCCTGGGCCTGGAACGCCTCTCCCTCCAGGCCACCGGCTTCGTCCAGCGAGGCTCGCTCTCCGTGTACCTCGCCACCACCTTGCTGGTGATGCTCGCCGGACAGCTCTCCGTCTTCGTCGTGGACCAGCCCTGGCGAGGGGCGGCCGCACCCCGGCTCTGGGACGTCCCGCTCCAGGGCGCCGTCGCCGCGCTCACCTGCGCGGCGGCCATCCTCTGCCTCACCGTCAGACGGCGCATGAAGGCCGTGGTGCTGGCCGGACTCACCGGTTACGGGACCGCGCTGCTGTTCGTCGTCCAGGGCGGCCCGGACCTGGCGCTCACCCAGTTCTGCGTGGAAACCGTGTCGATGATCGTGTTCGTGCTGGTGCTGCGGCGCATGCCGGTCCACTTCCAGGAGTCGGTGAGCCCCTGGCGGCGGGCCGTGCGCATCCCGGTCGCCCTGGCCGCCGCGGCCACCCTCGGCGTGGTGGTCTGGGTCGCCGCCGCAGCGCGCACCGCGCCCCCGGCGGGCGCCGCCATGGTCGAGGAGACCGCGCACCATGGGCTCAAGGACGTCGTGGCCACGATCCTGGTCGACCTGCGTGCCTGGGACACGATGGGGGAGTCCGCCGTCCTCGCCGCCGCCGCGGTCGGCGTGACGAGCCTCATCTACCTGCACCGCCGCGCCGAGGGGACGGCGGCGCCCGCGGAGGTACGGGGGCACACCGCCTGGTCCGTGACCGCCGAGCCGCTGACCGGGGTGCCGCAGGGCGACGAGGGCGCGCCCGAACGCGGCTGGCTGGCGGCCGGTGCCACGCTGGCCCCCGAGCACCGGTCCGTCGTCTTCGAAGTGGTGACGCGGCTGCTGTTCCACCCGATCCTGGTGCTCTCGGTCTATCTGCTGTTCTGCGCCGAGAACATGCCCGGCGGCGGCTTCGTCGGCGGCCTGGTCGCGGGGCTCGCCCTGATCACCCGCTACCTCGCGGGCGGCCGCTTCGAACTCGCCGAGGCCGCGCCCCTGCAACCCGGCCTGTTCACCGGGCTCGGCCTCTTCGTCTCCACCGGCGTCGCGCTGTTCGGCCTCTCCGACGGAACGGTCCTGCACGCCTGGACGTACCACGGCCACCTGCCGCTGGTCGGCGACTACGAGTTCGGCACCCCGGTCATCTTCGACTGCGGGGTGTACCTGCTGGTCCTCGGCGTCGTCCTCGACATCGTGCGGGCCCTCGGCGCCAAGATCGACCGGCAGATCGAACGGGCCGCCGCCGAGAAGGCCGCCGCCGCCCGGGGCGCGGGACCGGAGACGGGGGAGGCCACCCCGTGA
- a CDS encoding Na(+)/H(+) antiporter subunit C produces the protein MTVSVSLLATAAVLCAVGGILMLTRPLTRILLGAVIAGNGINLFILSATGTAGREPLLYGVDLARVTDPLPQAIALTAIVITLATTAFLLAMAYRGHQLTGTDEVHDDLEDRRIVLRAEVLDERDELRARFRADGDRSAEARRAYRDERRRLRARLRADRALQARGRDATGDLWHDVLGADPEDYAKSAENPHGTDPGPGPQNPGDTG, from the coding sequence GTGACCGTCAGCGTCTCCCTCCTGGCCACCGCGGCGGTCCTCTGCGCGGTCGGCGGCATCCTCATGCTGACCCGGCCGCTCACCCGCATCCTGCTCGGCGCGGTCATCGCCGGGAACGGCATCAACCTGTTCATCCTGTCCGCCACCGGGACGGCCGGCCGCGAACCGCTGCTGTACGGCGTCGACCTCGCCCGGGTCACCGACCCGCTGCCCCAGGCCATCGCCCTCACCGCCATCGTCATCACCCTCGCCACCACCGCGTTCCTGCTCGCCATGGCCTACCGGGGCCACCAGCTGACCGGCACCGACGAGGTCCACGACGACCTGGAGGACCGGCGCATCGTCCTGCGCGCCGAGGTGCTGGACGAGCGCGACGAACTGCGCGCGCGGTTCCGGGCCGACGGCGACCGCAGCGCGGAGGCCCGCCGCGCCTACCGCGACGAACGCCGCCGCCTGCGGGCCCGGCTGCGCGCCGACCGGGCCCTCCAGGCCCGGGGCCGCGATGCCACCGGCGACCTGTGGCACGACGTCCTGGGCGCGGACCCGGAGGACTACGCGAAGAGCGCCGAGAACCCGCACGGCACGGACCCCGGCCCCGGCCCCCAGAACCCAGGAGACACCGGATGA